From the genome of Thermococcus chitonophagus, one region includes:
- a CDS encoding SLC45 family MFS transporter, translated as MSQGKFKYSMIFLLGFGFFGISIIWALYNAYVPIFLQDTFHLSKTVTGFIMTIDNLFAVLLLPFLGALSDMTRTRLGRRKPYILLGAPSAALMFALIPVARRYENLALFMGTIIFMNFFMALFRSPVIAFMPDITPSEKRSQANGIINFMGGLGALLAYFGGKVLYDMNYAYPFYFGALIMLIANLLVVIFVPEPEQYRVPGAKLDIRKILRETTKKSFGELKENLKDVFASKEKSLLAILLAIFFWFIAFNSLETFFTSYAKYHLGIEESTGAFMLGVFSLSFMLFAIPAGFIGARLGRRRTISLGLLITTAIVLVAFYIGETSKPASSSLSDPVVMSFMGLFFVGGIGWAMINVNSLPMVVDMTTEEKLGGYTGLYYFFSQAANLVAPPLSGAFIDIAGYKTLLPFAAVFFLLALITMRFVRRGDIVKTKLEAHEYIPDLD; from the coding sequence ATGAGTCAAGGAAAGTTCAAGTACTCAATGATATTTCTCCTCGGCTTCGGATTCTTCGGAATAAGCATAATATGGGCCTTATACAACGCGTATGTTCCAATATTCCTTCAGGACACGTTCCACCTTAGCAAAACTGTTACAGGCTTTATAATGACCATAGACAACCTCTTCGCAGTCCTACTCCTGCCGTTCCTTGGAGCCTTAAGTGACATGACGCGAACGAGACTTGGAAGGAGAAAACCCTACATTCTCTTGGGAGCTCCCTCAGCTGCCTTAATGTTCGCCCTAATACCCGTCGCTAGAAGATACGAGAACTTAGCTCTCTTCATGGGAACGATAATCTTCATGAACTTCTTCATGGCCCTCTTCAGGTCACCAGTAATTGCCTTCATGCCAGACATAACGCCCAGCGAGAAGAGAAGTCAGGCAAATGGAATAATAAACTTCATGGGCGGTTTAGGGGCACTTCTCGCGTATTTTGGTGGTAAAGTCTTGTATGATATGAATTACGCCTATCCCTTCTATTTCGGAGCATTGATAATGCTGATAGCAAATCTTTTGGTTGTGATATTCGTCCCCGAGCCGGAACAATACAGAGTTCCTGGGGCAAAGCTTGATATCAGGAAGATACTAAGAGAAACGACAAAGAAGAGCTTCGGGGAGCTCAAGGAGAACCTAAAGGATGTCTTCGCGAGTAAAGAGAAGAGCCTCCTAGCGATACTGCTTGCGATATTTTTCTGGTTCATAGCCTTTAACTCCCTAGAAACTTTCTTCACAAGCTACGCTAAGTACCATCTAGGCATAGAGGAGAGCACTGGAGCGTTCATGCTCGGAGTGTTCAGCCTGAGCTTTATGCTCTTCGCGATTCCGGCAGGATTCATTGGAGCAAGGTTGGGGAGGAGGAGAACAATAAGCCTGGGCCTCCTGATAACCACCGCAATAGTCTTGGTGGCCTTTTACATAGGAGAAACTTCAAAGCCTGCAAGTAGCTCCCTGAGCGATCCAGTAGTTATGAGCTTCATGGGCCTCTTCTTTGTTGGGGGGATTGGATGGGCTATGATAAACGTCAACTCCCTCCCCATGGTCGTTGACATGACAACGGAAGAGAAGCTCGGTGGTTATACTGGGTTATACTACTTCTTCAGCCAAGCTGCAAACTTAGTTGCTCCCCCGCTTTCAGGAGCATTCATAGACATCGCAGGCTACAAGACTTTACTACCATTTGCCGCGGTATTCTTCTTGCTGGCCTTGATAACGATGAGGTTCGTGAGAAGGGGTGACATCGTGAAGACCAAGCTTGAGGCTCACGAATACATTCCCGATTTAGACTGA
- a CDS encoding MFS transporter yields MKKFSWKVVLGLALLGFSRSVGWALNKGLSFPLLTSYSRSAFIKGTILASEGIIGLIIPPLLGYYSDTLKSRYGRRRPFIMAGGLLAGIAALMIYTAYSFGVPLAGFALTLAFFYLSMHLYTAQFRALMPDTIESGQRGKASGVITLFEWAGNLFLFGLAGYLIAKAVAVTGGEGIKALAQTPYLKIPFIITAIFLIGAALFVYFIIREPKAPEIEENEGLFEYLKSIVENRDFLKFYAAQTLWWMSFEFIAIFLYGILAYILYGSASEANVKAVTSLGLMLMALFNVTVLIGALPGGIIYDKLGRRLSIILGGIIFALPQLWGWFISSRTEIIIALAIAGIGWGILMAASYPVIGDLLTKFEREAFTGRYYGFFEATRSLPVLLAGVIGGAIVDLAGENYRILFPIGALLVLMAMPMIWMMKNLEVEK; encoded by the coding sequence ATGAAGAAGTTCAGCTGGAAGGTAGTCTTGGGATTGGCTCTATTGGGGTTCAGCAGGAGCGTTGGATGGGCCCTCAACAAAGGACTTTCATTCCCGCTCCTCACAAGCTACTCAAGATCTGCATTCATCAAAGGAACGATACTCGCAAGCGAGGGAATAATCGGCTTAATTATTCCGCCACTCCTTGGGTACTATAGCGACACTCTGAAATCAAGATACGGAAGGAGAAGGCCATTCATCATGGCAGGAGGCCTATTGGCGGGCATAGCTGCCTTGATGATCTACACAGCGTACTCTTTTGGTGTCCCACTTGCAGGATTCGCCCTAACCCTCGCCTTCTTCTACCTCTCAATGCACCTCTACACGGCACAGTTCAGGGCATTAATGCCCGATACAATTGAAAGCGGGCAGAGAGGAAAGGCAAGTGGTGTAATAACGCTCTTTGAGTGGGCAGGGAATTTATTCCTCTTCGGCCTCGCGGGTTACCTAATTGCCAAAGCAGTAGCAGTAACAGGAGGAGAAGGGATAAAGGCGCTAGCCCAAACCCCATACCTCAAGATACCGTTCATAATAACCGCGATATTCTTAATAGGCGCCGCGTTATTCGTGTACTTCATCATTAGAGAACCAAAAGCCCCTGAAATTGAAGAAAACGAGGGATTATTCGAGTATCTCAAAAGCATAGTTGAGAACAGGGACTTCCTTAAGTTCTACGCGGCCCAAACGCTGTGGTGGATGAGCTTCGAGTTCATAGCTATATTCCTCTACGGAATACTTGCGTACATCCTCTACGGCTCAGCGAGCGAGGCAAACGTCAAGGCGGTAACGTCCCTTGGGTTAATGTTAATGGCCCTCTTCAACGTAACAGTCCTAATAGGAGCGCTCCCAGGGGGAATAATCTACGACAAGCTTGGGAGGAGGCTTAGCATAATCTTAGGAGGAATCATCTTTGCTCTACCCCAGCTGTGGGGCTGGTTCATAAGCTCGAGGACTGAGATAATAATAGCCCTAGCCATTGCTGGAATTGGATGGGGCATTTTAATGGCAGCATCCTACCCCGTCATAGGAGATCTATTGACTAAGTTCGAAAGGGAGGCTTTCACAGGGAGATATTATGGCTTCTTCGAGGCCACAAGGTCACTACCAGTTCTCCTTGCCGGAGTCATTGGAGGGGCTATAGTTGACTTAGCAGGAGAGAACTACAGAATACTGTTCCCAATTGGAGCCTTACTAGTGTTAATGGCAATGCCTATGATCTGGATGATGAAGAACTTGGAGGTGGAAAAATGA
- a CDS encoding alpha/beta hydrolase, whose product MIVAIILFIIFALLAFSAFVGYKMVTPPRQKGQWTPKDFGYEYDEVTIETRDGLKLKGWWINQEGDRTVILLHGYTASKWNETYIKPALKFLLDAGFNVLLFDFRAHGESEGNRTTVGDKELIDLISAVDWLERKGVKRVGVVGFSMGAIVTIRGLGEDERIACGVADSPPIYMDKTGARGLKYFANLPEFLYPLVKPFTLIFSGGRVVNVIEYADRIRKPLLLIAGKKDPLVKVEEVKEFYERNKRINERVELWITEAPHVRTIVENPEGWKERVMDFLNRHF is encoded by the coding sequence ATGATAGTTGCAATAATTCTGTTTATCATCTTCGCACTTTTGGCATTTTCAGCGTTCGTGGGCTATAAGATGGTCACCCCTCCGAGGCAGAAAGGCCAGTGGACACCCAAAGATTTCGGCTACGAGTACGATGAGGTGACTATAGAGACGAGAGATGGACTTAAGCTCAAGGGCTGGTGGATCAATCAGGAAGGGGATAGAACGGTAATCCTGCTCCACGGCTATACGGCAAGCAAGTGGAATGAAACTTACATAAAACCCGCCCTAAAGTTCCTCCTTGATGCCGGCTTCAACGTTCTCCTCTTCGATTTCAGGGCGCACGGAGAGAGCGAAGGTAACAGAACAACCGTTGGAGATAAGGAGCTCATAGACTTAATTTCAGCCGTTGATTGGCTTGAGAGGAAGGGGGTAAAGAGGGTTGGAGTCGTTGGATTTTCAATGGGTGCAATAGTTACGATAAGGGGACTTGGTGAAGATGAGAGGATAGCGTGCGGTGTTGCAGACAGTCCACCAATATACATGGATAAGACGGGAGCCAGAGGATTGAAGTACTTTGCAAACCTACCCGAATTCCTTTATCCCCTGGTAAAGCCATTCACCCTCATTTTCAGTGGAGGTAGGGTTGTGAACGTCATAGAGTACGCAGATAGGATCAGGAAGCCACTTCTGCTAATAGCGGGCAAAAAGGATCCGCTCGTGAAAGTCGAGGAAGTCAAGGAGTTTTACGAGAGAAACAAGAGGATTAACGAAAGGGTTGAACTGTGGATCACGGAAGCTCCACACGTGAGGACTATAGTAGAAAATCCAGAGGGGTGGAAGGAGAGAGTTATGGACTTCTTAAACAGGCATTTTTAA
- a CDS encoding type II toxin-antitoxin system VapC family toxin: MARIKPDIVYLDTSAIIALFNSRDENHEKAINYFENAVRSGSIFVLSRPVLAEYLNGLSKHYNKTVAMEHYQALISSKFIHFEKETEEDWERAWEIFFRYLDQKGIDIVDSLSFAIMERLKLRKAFTFDNDFRIHGFDVVP, translated from the coding sequence ATGGCCAGAATAAAGCCAGACATTGTTTATCTAGACACAAGTGCCATAATAGCCCTTTTCAATAGCAGGGATGAAAATCACGAGAAGGCCATTAATTACTTTGAAAATGCAGTAAGAAGTGGAAGCATCTTTGTTCTATCAAGACCTGTTCTTGCTGAATATCTTAATGGTTTGTCCAAACATTATAATAAGACTGTTGCGATGGAGCATTATCAAGCTTTGATCTCGAGCAAGTTTATACATTTCGAGAAGGAAACTGAAGAAGACTGGGAAAGGGCTTGGGAGATATTCTTTAGGTATCTTGATCAGAAAGGTATTGACATTGTTGACTCACTAAGTTTTGCCATTATGGAACGTTTAAAGCTCAGGAAAGCATTTACGTTTGATAATGACTTTAGAATACATGGATTTGATGTTGTCCCTTAA
- a CDS encoding ABC transporter permease — translation MKFRAIKGIFIKEIKEFSREKMAIFWVFIFPILWLLILGEIWGNENPTLNVKVGYYSQENVSWIIHAMESVEINGERMFTIYHYPGWEDGINALKKGKVDAFLVFPKGFTVNLTKGYPAYIEVYYDKSDPQTYQIVKGAITGFFTELSSKLQEERLSIVGKYVPRNALPYILGFAKPITVEEKTVEGTKVTPMEFYVTSFIGIQFLFATMLMISSSVLEEIEKGTLRRIASSPASPWDFLIGKMSATFVIILVSIFTGLAFAFLAFHVKFFPSPLGWIVVILASIFSMSLGLAIGMLTGSIKTTNAVVNLISMPLLFFAAVVVPDSLLPSWARPIAKYFPLGAALKALRKLEIYHLSLSEVRVEVLIVALGALMMLAIALASYRWRIGRLA, via the coding sequence ATGAAGTTCAGGGCGATAAAAGGTATATTCATCAAGGAGATAAAGGAGTTCTCCCGGGAAAAGATGGCAATATTCTGGGTCTTTATATTCCCAATTCTCTGGCTACTGATCCTTGGGGAGATATGGGGAAATGAAAATCCAACGCTGAACGTTAAGGTTGGCTACTACTCTCAGGAAAATGTCTCTTGGATTATTCACGCTATGGAGAGCGTTGAGATAAATGGGGAGAGGATGTTCACGATTTACCATTATCCGGGCTGGGAAGATGGGATTAACGCTTTGAAGAAGGGAAAGGTAGATGCTTTTTTGGTGTTTCCTAAAGGCTTCACCGTAAACTTGACGAAGGGTTATCCTGCTTATATCGAGGTGTACTACGATAAAAGCGACCCTCAAACTTATCAGATTGTTAAGGGGGCCATAACTGGCTTCTTCACGGAGTTGAGCTCAAAGCTTCAGGAGGAGAGGCTGAGTATAGTAGGAAAGTACGTTCCCAGGAACGCCCTCCCATATATCCTTGGCTTCGCTAAGCCAATAACCGTGGAAGAGAAGACAGTTGAGGGGACAAAGGTAACTCCAATGGAATTCTACGTTACAAGCTTCATAGGAATTCAGTTCCTCTTCGCCACGATGCTCATGATATCCTCCTCAGTCTTGGAGGAAATCGAGAAGGGAACCCTCAGGAGGATAGCCTCTTCTCCAGCATCGCCCTGGGACTTTTTGATTGGTAAGATGAGTGCAACGTTCGTGATAATCTTGGTTAGCATATTCACGGGCCTTGCGTTTGCCTTTTTGGCCTTCCATGTCAAGTTCTTTCCGTCTCCGTTAGGTTGGATTGTAGTAATCCTTGCCTCGATATTTTCAATGTCCTTGGGATTGGCTATAGGCATGCTCACGGGTAGCATAAAGACCACTAATGCCGTTGTGAATTTAATATCAATGCCCCTCCTGTTCTTCGCTGCCGTCGTTGTTCCAGACTCTTTACTCCCTTCCTGGGCAAGACCTATAGCTAAGTACTTCCCCCTGGGGGCAGCTTTAAAGGCGCTGAGGAAGCTTGAGATCTATCACTTAAGTTTGAGCGAGGTTAGGGTAGAGGTGTTGATAGTTGCCTTGGGGGCATTAATGATGCTCGCGATTGCGCTTGCTAGCTACAGGTGGAGGATAGGGAGACTTGCCTAA
- a CDS encoding ABC transporter ATP-binding protein, whose amino-acid sequence MYALEVINLLKRYGDFEALRGVTLRIRENEIFALLGPNGAGKTTLLRIIAEGLSYDSGEVKVFGRKLSRKVLRFIGYVPQEDILYNLLTVEENLKFYADLFDAPVGRVNEVIERFDLPRKKKVKELSGGFRKRLSIAVMLLHDPRIIILDEPSTGLDVPSRRELWRIIRELKEEGKTIILATHYMEEAETLADRVAIMNEGRVIAVGTVDELKKLAGQSSVIHIEGTIVGAESLGGNVLVRENYVRVPVEDPRKELPRIVDALLKSGSEIRLVRVEEPTLEDVFLKLTGRGLE is encoded by the coding sequence ATGTACGCTCTAGAGGTTATCAATTTGCTAAAAAGATATGGAGACTTTGAAGCTCTCAGGGGAGTAACACTCAGGATCAGGGAAAATGAGATTTTTGCCCTTCTAGGCCCTAACGGTGCTGGGAAAACTACACTCCTCAGGATAATTGCCGAGGGTCTTTCCTACGATTCTGGCGAAGTCAAAGTATTTGGGAGGAAGCTTTCGCGAAAAGTTTTGAGGTTCATCGGCTACGTTCCCCAGGAGGATATACTGTACAATCTTCTAACGGTTGAAGAGAACCTCAAGTTTTACGCTGATTTATTCGACGCACCAGTTGGGAGAGTTAATGAAGTAATTGAAAGATTTGATCTGCCGAGGAAGAAGAAGGTTAAGGAGCTGAGCGGGGGATTTAGGAAGAGGCTTAGCATTGCGGTGATGCTCCTCCATGATCCGAGGATAATAATACTCGACGAGCCTTCCACAGGTTTGGATGTTCCCTCGAGGAGGGAGCTTTGGAGGATAATAAGGGAGCTGAAGGAGGAAGGCAAGACAATAATTCTTGCAACTCACTACATGGAGGAAGCCGAGACCCTCGCTGATAGGGTCGCCATAATGAATGAAGGCAGAGTAATTGCTGTTGGCACTGTTGATGAGCTCAAAAAACTAGCGGGTCAGTCCAGCGTAATCCACATCGAAGGAACCATAGTAGGGGCTGAGAGCCTCGGTGGTAACGTTCTTGTGAGGGAAAATTACGTTAGAGTACCTGTGGAGGATCCCAGGAAGGAGTTACCCAGGATTGTAGATGCTCTCCTAAAGAGTGGGAGTGAGATTAGGCTTGTGAGGGTAGAGGAGCCTACATTGGAGGACGTTTTCCTGAAGCTCACTGGGAGGGGGTTGGAATGA
- a CDS encoding DUF2334 domain-containing protein produces MKKVIPLILIGLLIASLIRLTYSPCQSRYTGSFMIIVHDVSPVYTSDIRKIVDVLKDLGYQNSTMLFIIPNHAGNHPISRDKNFAKLIRELEKEGFKVGIHGYTHSRDEFNCNSSVAEAKIEEAIGEMHKANISFEKVFIPPEYSISQDALKVLLKNNFTVILKDKIYYPNGSCAKIANREYTWYASNWSLGIRLFIAKLDYRLHSSNFVLSIHPKAVNYGCGMEFLRKFLKWLKLNVQKANS; encoded by the coding sequence ATGAAGAAGGTTATCCCGCTAATACTTATCGGACTCTTAATTGCATCCCTCATTAGGCTCACCTATTCTCCTTGCCAAAGCAGATACACGGGAAGCTTCATGATCATCGTCCACGACGTTAGCCCTGTGTATACTTCAGATATTCGAAAGATAGTAGATGTATTGAAAGATCTCGGCTACCAAAACTCAACTATGCTTTTTATAATACCGAACCACGCTGGAAACCACCCGATAAGCAGGGATAAAAACTTCGCCAAGTTAATACGCGAGCTTGAAAAGGAGGGCTTTAAGGTCGGAATTCACGGCTACACACATTCAAGGGATGAGTTCAACTGCAACTCCTCTGTTGCAGAGGCCAAAATAGAGGAGGCGATTGGAGAAATGCATAAAGCCAACATATCCTTCGAGAAAGTGTTTATCCCGCCAGAGTATTCTATATCCCAAGACGCCCTAAAGGTTCTCCTCAAGAACAACTTCACGGTCATCCTGAAGGATAAAATTTACTATCCGAACGGAAGCTGTGCCAAAATTGCAAACAGGGAGTACACATGGTACGCGAGCAACTGGAGCCTTGGAATTAGGCTTTTTATTGCAAAACTGGACTACAGGCTCCACTCGAGTAACTTCGTCCTATCGATCCATCCCAAGGCCGTGAACTATGGATGCGGAATGGAATTTTTGAGAAAATTCCTCAAATGGCTAAAGCTCAACGTCCAGAAAGCTAATTCCTAA
- a CDS encoding phosphatase PAP2 family protein: MRKILASSFLLALIFILQVLGLLRGINERIDFLLPSPSPRVLTILTALGGNLFFSAFALFAIYLDVKEHGKLSRETLVFLLSAFLGLAIVGILKVALNEPRPRGHGGFSFPSGHAFRGGIIAVYSSNRWKKIGIIAWAYAIGVALTRLLLHVHWFSDVIFSLLLAQWIYNVVKVTQDTWLPLYRRIVGKLGISFLDVEL; this comes from the coding sequence ATGAGGAAAATCTTGGCAAGCTCATTTCTCCTTGCCTTAATTTTCATACTCCAGGTTCTTGGCCTATTAAGGGGGATTAACGAGAGAATTGACTTCCTCTTGCCTTCTCCAAGTCCTAGGGTGCTCACGATCTTAACTGCCCTTGGCGGTAATCTATTCTTTTCTGCTTTTGCCCTCTTTGCTATCTATTTGGACGTTAAGGAGCATGGAAAACTCTCTAGGGAGACCCTTGTCTTTCTTCTCTCCGCATTTTTGGGCTTGGCAATTGTTGGAATCCTAAAGGTTGCACTAAATGAGCCAAGGCCCAGGGGACATGGAGGGTTTTCCTTCCCTTCTGGACACGCGTTCAGGGGGGGAATTATAGCTGTATATTCCTCTAACCGCTGGAAGAAAATTGGGATAATTGCATGGGCGTATGCAATTGGCGTTGCCCTTACGAGGCTTCTCCTCCACGTCCACTGGTTTAGTGACGTTATCTTTAGCTTATTATTAGCCCAATGGATCTATAACGTGGTAAAGGTAACCCAAGACACCTGGCTTCCACTCTATAGGAGAATAGTGGGGAAGTTAGGAATTAGCTTTCTGGACGTTGAGCTTTAG
- the gcvPB gene encoding aminomethyl-transferring glycine dehydrogenase subunit GcvPB produces the protein MFRQAKWDEPLIFELSHPGRVGYTLPKPIEDVEVEIPEKLKRKSPLNLPEVSEPEVVKHYTRLSEMNYGVDSGIYPLGSCTMKYNPKINEELANHPKVSFIHPYQDERTVQGALKIIWELEQWLKEITGMDRFTLQPAAGANGEFTGVMIIKAYHLDRGETQRTEMLVPDSAHGTNPASAAMAGFKVIEIPSNESGTVDLEALENAVSERTAGLMLTNPNTLGIFEDEILEIAKIVHKAGGLLYYDGANLNAVLGKIRPGDMGFDIVHLNLHKTFSTPHGGGGPGAGPVGVKDFLKDYLPVPLVSYDEEKDMYYLDYNVPKSIGKVKELFGNFAVLVRALTYLKIMGRDGLKEVSEVAVLNANYLTQKLKGTRGYELPHKELRKHEVVFSAEPMRKETGVKALDVAKRLLDFGMHAPTIYFPLIVHEALMIEPTETATKEELDAYVEALKKISEEAYTNPEIVKSAPHNTAVRRVDDVLAAKKPIITWRMYRELKEKGEVDY, from the coding sequence ATGTTCCGCCAAGCAAAGTGGGATGAGCCCCTCATCTTTGAGCTATCTCATCCTGGGAGAGTTGGCTACACTCTGCCAAAGCCAATTGAAGACGTTGAGGTTGAAATTCCCGAGAAACTCAAGAGGAAGAGCCCTCTAAACCTACCCGAGGTTAGCGAGCCTGAGGTAGTTAAGCACTATACAAGGTTGAGCGAGATGAATTACGGTGTTGACTCTGGCATCTATCCCTTGGGTTCGTGTACCATGAAGTACAATCCAAAGATAAATGAAGAATTAGCGAATCATCCGAAGGTCAGCTTCATCCATCCATATCAGGACGAAAGGACCGTCCAGGGGGCCCTTAAGATAATATGGGAGCTTGAGCAGTGGTTGAAGGAAATAACGGGAATGGATCGCTTCACCCTCCAGCCAGCTGCGGGTGCAAATGGAGAGTTCACCGGTGTGATGATTATTAAGGCCTATCACTTGGACAGGGGAGAGACTCAGAGGACTGAAATGCTTGTTCCAGATTCAGCCCATGGAACTAATCCCGCATCAGCAGCAATGGCCGGATTTAAGGTCATTGAGATCCCCTCCAATGAAAGCGGAACAGTTGATCTTGAGGCGCTAGAGAATGCCGTTAGTGAGAGAACCGCTGGTTTAATGCTCACTAACCCCAACACCCTGGGAATATTCGAGGATGAGATACTGGAGATTGCAAAGATAGTCCACAAGGCTGGGGGCCTGCTTTATTACGATGGAGCTAACTTAAACGCAGTCCTTGGTAAGATAAGGCCCGGTGACATGGGCTTTGATATAGTCCACTTGAACCTCCACAAGACGTTTTCAACGCCTCACGGCGGTGGCGGTCCTGGGGCAGGGCCAGTGGGAGTTAAGGATTTCCTAAAAGACTACCTGCCAGTGCCCCTCGTTAGCTATGACGAGGAGAAGGACATGTATTACCTTGACTACAACGTTCCAAAGAGCATAGGGAAGGTAAAGGAGCTGTTCGGGAACTTTGCAGTGTTAGTTAGGGCTTTAACGTACCTCAAGATAATGGGCAGGGATGGACTTAAGGAGGTAAGCGAAGTTGCCGTGCTTAACGCGAACTACCTCACCCAGAAGCTTAAGGGAACTAGGGGCTATGAGCTGCCTCACAAGGAGCTGAGGAAGCACGAAGTTGTATTCTCGGCTGAGCCCATGAGGAAAGAGACGGGAGTTAAAGCCTTGGACGTAGCTAAGAGGTTGCTGGACTTTGGAATGCACGCTCCGACGATATACTTCCCGCTTATAGTGCATGAAGCATTGATGATAGAGCCCACGGAGACCGCAACCAAGGAAGAGCTCGATGCATATGTTGAGGCGCTTAAGAAGATTAGCGAAGAGGCTTACACCAACCCCGAAATAGTGAAGTCAGCTCCACACAACACCGCTGTAAGAAGGGTTGACGATGTCCTAGCTGCAAAGAAGCCGATAATTACCTGGAGAATGTACAGGGAGCTGAAGGAGAAAGGGGAAGTTGACTATTGA
- the gcvPA gene encoding aminomethyl-transferring glycine dehydrogenase subunit GcvPA has translation MAKHYIPNSAHKEEMLKEIGFSSIEELFADVPKGFIKELNLPEGKSEYEVFLEMNEILERNKTVLEMPSFLGAGTYFHYIPAHVKYLIERSEFLTSYTPYQAEISQGMLQALFEYQSLIAELVGLPVVNASMYDWGSAMAEAALMTVRLHRGKRKKFVVPKHTHPERMQVLKTYGKGPGVEIVTVNWNERGQIDLEDLKEKVKDAAGVYIEMPNFFGLLEEEIQAVGEIAHDAGAYFVVGVDPTLLGIVEAPGELGADIVVGEASYFGNPMNFGGPRAGIFAVRNDPKLIRQMPGRLIGMTKDAEGKRAFVMTLQTREQHIRRAKATSNICSNEALVAVAAAIHIATLGPRGIRELGEVILKNTTYLKKRLKEVAELPFDGVNFKDVLVRFEKPYKEIHEHLLSKNIHGGYYVKPHFPELGEAALFAATETTRKEWVDALIEALREVV, from the coding sequence ATGGCAAAGCACTATATCCCCAATTCTGCCCATAAAGAGGAGATGCTCAAGGAAATTGGCTTTTCATCCATAGAAGAACTTTTTGCAGACGTCCCTAAGGGCTTCATAAAAGAGTTGAACCTCCCAGAGGGCAAGAGTGAATACGAAGTATTCTTAGAGATGAACGAAATCCTGGAGAGGAATAAAACCGTCCTGGAGATGCCCTCCTTCTTGGGGGCAGGAACTTACTTCCACTACATTCCGGCTCATGTGAAATACCTAATTGAGAGAAGCGAGTTCCTAACATCTTATACACCCTATCAGGCGGAGATAAGCCAAGGAATGCTTCAGGCCCTGTTTGAGTATCAAAGCTTAATAGCCGAGCTCGTAGGGCTTCCAGTAGTTAATGCCTCGATGTACGATTGGGGAAGTGCAATGGCTGAAGCCGCCTTAATGACGGTGAGGCTCCATAGGGGCAAGAGGAAGAAGTTCGTTGTCCCAAAGCACACCCACCCGGAGAGGATGCAAGTCCTAAAAACATACGGTAAGGGCCCAGGGGTTGAAATTGTGACAGTTAATTGGAATGAGAGGGGACAGATCGACTTGGAGGACTTAAAGGAGAAAGTTAAGGATGCTGCAGGTGTTTACATTGAGATGCCGAACTTCTTTGGCCTCCTCGAGGAGGAGATACAAGCCGTTGGTGAGATAGCTCACGATGCAGGGGCTTACTTTGTAGTTGGTGTTGATCCAACCCTACTCGGAATAGTCGAGGCCCCTGGAGAGCTTGGGGCAGATATTGTTGTTGGTGAAGCCTCTTACTTTGGAAATCCAATGAACTTTGGCGGACCCAGGGCGGGAATATTTGCAGTTAGGAATGATCCTAAGTTAATTAGGCAGATGCCCGGCAGGCTGATAGGAATGACCAAAGATGCCGAAGGAAAGAGGGCATTTGTCATGACATTACAAACGAGAGAACAGCACATAAGGAGGGCTAAAGCTACGTCGAACATCTGCTCCAATGAAGCATTGGTTGCCGTTGCAGCTGCAATCCACATAGCCACTCTTGGGCCGAGAGGGATTAGGGAGCTCGGCGAGGTTATACTGAAGAACACTACCTACTTGAAGAAGAGGCTTAAGGAAGTCGCTGAGTTGCCCTTCGACGGTGTGAACTTCAAGGATGTTCTGGTTCGCTTCGAGAAGCCCTACAAAGAGATCCACGAGCACTTATTAAGCAAGAACATCCACGGAGGCTACTACGTAAAGCCTCACTTCCCGGAGCTTGGGGAAGCAGCTCTCTTCGCGGCCACTGAAACGACGAGGAAGGAATGGGTAGATGCTCTAATCGAGGCTCTCAGGGAGGTGGTTTGA